In Mycobacterium branderi, the DNA window GCTGAATGTTCTGGTTCGGGGAATGCCACTTCCAGCGGCCCAGTTGCGGTGCACCCCACATGTTGTCGGTGTCGACGCCGCCGCCTTGCTTCAAACCGGCGGTGATGGCCCCGTCCACCCCGGTGCGTTCGGGCGCAAGAAACCCGGACAGCGACCCGGCGTAGCGGAATCGATCGGGGTGGAAGGCGGCGAGTGTTGCGGCCGCGTAGCCGCCTTGCGCGGCGCCGACCACGCCGTGGCCGCCGGGCGCGAGCCCCTTGTTGGCGGCCAGCCAGTCCGGCAGCTCGCGGGACAAAAACGTGTCCCACTGTCGGCTGCCGTCCTGCTCCCAATCGGTGTACATGCTGTAGGCCCCACCGGCCGGCGCCGCCACCGAAATCCCCCTTCCGGCAAGCGTGTTCATCGCGTTGCCGGCGGTCACCCAGTTGCTGACGTCCGGGCCGGCGTTGAACGCGTCGAGCAGATACACCGCGTGGGGTCCGCCGCCCAGGAAGGCGACTGGAATATCGCGGCCCATCGCCGCGGAGGGCACCATCAAAGTCTCGTAGTTGGCGGCGCGGGCGACGCCGAACCCGGATAGCAGTGCGAGGGCGCAAACCACGTGGAGGGCCACCGACAAGCGCTTCACGGACATCTCATTTCTCCCTGACTCATACCGGATCGAACTGCGAGATGAGCCATCGGTCATCGACCTTGTCCAGGGCCAGGCGCACACTGGAGGTCGTCGCTGTGGGCGCATCGTTGCCGATGGTGGTGGTCTGATTGATGAAAACCAGCACCACAGCGTGGTTTTGGGTTGCGGACACCGACGCCGCCGCCGGCACAGTGGCGACAGCCGAGATATGCTGCTGCTTGGCGCCCGGCGCAACGACGTCACTGACCAGCTGTGTGTACTGCTGACGGAAGCCACCGGTGAGGCGGTCGGCAGCACCGGCCAAGTCGCGTTCGACGGTGTCTGCCCGGTAGGACAAGATCGC includes these proteins:
- a CDS encoding alpha/beta hydrolase-fold protein, whose amino-acid sequence is MKRLSVALHVVCALALLSGFGVARAANYETLMVPSAAMGRDIPVAFLGGGPHAVYLLDAFNAGPDVSNWVTAGNAMNTLAGRGISVAAPAGGAYSMYTDWEQDGSRQWDTFLSRELPDWLAANKGLAPGGHGVVGAAQGGYAAATLAAFHPDRFRYAGSLSGFLAPERTGVDGAITAGLKQGGGVDTDNMWGAPQLGRWKWHSPNQNIQLLVDNNTRLWVYSPGSGAPSDQAAMIGYPDIAQGTNVTFYSHYRDAGGRNGHFDLGGGGDNGWSTWSRQLGAMSGDLAASIR